GGCAGAATGGATGGTGGCTGAAATTAGTGGGTGAAAGTTtaaggagaaacaggatatttacatgCAGAGCCCTAAAGAACCTCATAGTACAGATTAATTACAAGGTATTGCCCaaggtatttattattattttttttaattttaatttttttttggcggtacgcgggcctctcactgttgtgacctctcccgttgtggagcacagtctccggacgtgcaggctcagtggccatggctcacgggcccagccgctccacggcatgtgggatcttcccggactggggcacgaaccagtgtcccctgcattggcaggcggactctcaaccactgcgccaccagggaagcccccaaggtatttattaattataaatggTAAATTAGGAAACTTCCAGTGGAGAAACTCGGCAGAAGCCAAGTTAACCAAAGATTGAGGTTAACATCACAGCAATCCGTATCAGCGGCCCATATCTCCTGATAGGATGGGCTGAGAAGACCCTATGGCTTCtgtggtattcttgccaaaaatgcataacctcaaTCTAACTGTGACCAGAACATCAGTCAAGGCCTTATCCGTGGCCACGCTCACCTCTCCGGGTCAGTAAAGATGAAGCGCTGCAGCTTGAGGTCGCGCAGGACCAGCCCGTGCTGGTGGCAGTGTGCCAGGATGGTGGCCATCTGGCGGAAGAGAGCTGCGGCCTCGGGCTCCAGGAGGCGCCGCCGGCGCCGCACCAGGCTGTGCATGTCCCCATGCGGCCGTGGGAAGAAGGCGTAGAGGTGCCGCGTGCCTGTCAGGACCTCCACCGGCCGGGCCACATGGCAGTGGTGGGGCAGCCGCAAGTATGGCTCCAGCACCGCCAGGGCCTCACAGGCCGGGTACACCTGTGGGAGCATGGTGTGAACACGGGTGGGGACCCCGTGGGGCCCAGGTCGGCCTTGCAGCCAGTCACAGCCAactactgtgtgctgggccttGTGCCCCAGCACTTCAGCAGCAGGTCACTCAATCCTGACCAAGCGGAGGGCCACACGGCCAGCAAGGGACAGAGCTGAGACTGAATCCCTGTTCTCCATCATCCGGGCTCTTAGCTGCGAGCTCATATGGCCTTAAACctcagataatttaaaataacaggTAACCTGAACAAAAATAACCCCCGCAAACAGAGGGCATCCAAAAGAGGAGATCATGCAGAAGTAACTCATCCTTCCCCTCATCATCAATATGGCTACCATTCTCTAGGATTCACTGCCCACCCACCCTTTCCTTTATTCCACAAGCAGGCATTGAATGCCTACCTGTACCAGCCACTGGGGCGCTAACTTGACTGACAGCCATGGTCCCCGCCCTCCTGGTGCCCATAGTCCAATACATGAGACAGTAAACAGGCCAAAAAAACTAAATGCTTACAAATTCTGATAAGAATTGCAAAGGAATGCTGGAATAAAGAGCATTCTGGCAGGAGGCACCTATTTTAGAAAGTGTAGTCTGGAAGGGACTCTGAGGAAGTGACCTGAATGACTGAGGTGCCCAAGGGATAAGCTTTCTAGGTGGGAGGCAcaggaagtgcaaaggccctgaggcaggaaagaacCTGAGCTGCTCTAGAAACCCAGCCAAAGATCAGTATGGCtagaatggggtgggggaggagggtggggcccGTGGTGAGAGTGGGGAGGTTGTGGGGAAAGATGCTAGGGGCTTTATGGACATTAGATGGAAACCTTGCCATATTCCTGAAAGGATGTTCAGAGGAAGGTGACTTGGAAGCCACACAGCTAATCAGTGGTAGAGCAGTCTACTCACTTTGGTTTATCTGCCTTTAAACCCTTTGCTTGTTATTTTGTCTGTGAcacacagaaagtaaaaataaataactaaagcatatatatatttaatccatGAAAAAATGTAAGTAGATGTGTTAAAACAAAACAGTTGGGGTGGCTTGGAGGCAATAATCCAAAAACGGAGACGTTTTTAAAAGTCAGGGCAAGCGCATCCCTGCCTCTGAGCATTTGCACTTGCTTTTCCTGCCACCTGAATGTTCTCCTCTAGATACCCACAGGGCTGGCTCCCCCAGTGCACTAGTCACTGCTCAAAGTCACCTCCTCAAAGAGGTCTTTCTGGACTTCCCAGCTAAGATCAccttcaccccctcccctccccactcccttctcTCCCATCTCCTAGTTTTTCTCCATAGCAGTTAAGATCACCTGATGTATATTTTACTCATTCACCCCCAGCGCGAACTGTGGGGGCAGAGCTTGGTCTACTTTTGAGCCACAGCATGGTACATGGTGCATGGTGCACGGCACGTACAAGTGCTCACTGAGAgtttgctgaattaatgaataaggCAATAATCTAGGAAGACAGGATGTAGATCTTTCTACACACCGACCAGAAAAGCCTAGGCAATGTGGAAACGGCAGGTCGGCCCCCACAGCTCACGCTGGACATAGGAACAGGCACATCCCAGAAGATTTCTTTACATGTTCCTAAATGTCCAGGGCCATGTGAAAGCACGGTGCTTCTGGCTCCAGCTTGCCATGGTCGTTCCTCTCAGCAtggacctccctccccagggGAACAGAAAAAAACCTGTGGTGCTGCAGGAAGGGGACCCAGAGTTCAGGGGTTCCTTAGAGCACCTGGGGTAGCCCTGGGGACCAGCATCAGGCAGCCCAGAGCCCAGTGTGATGTCCAGATCTGGCCCTGCCCGCTGCACCCCCATCAACAGGAGCTGGAGCCACCGTTGCTGCTCCTCCCAGTTGGATGGAGGCTTCagtccctctgcctctctgtgccttcccAAGGGGACCCAGCCCCCTTCTACCCCTCCCTGTGTACCTGGGTCTCCCTATCCTCCTTacccctgcccaccagagcaaaccTGCCCTGCCTGTATCTGAACCACCTGTCCTAGCATGAGGCCCACGGCTCTGGGCTTAACCTGCTTGGGCCCAATCTCAGCTCTGACACCTCTTGGCTTTGTGAGGTGGCAAGTAACCACAGCTTTCTGAACCTCAGAGCCTGTCCTCTATCTCTAGAATGGGCCCAATAATAGTAGCTACCTCATAGACTATGTGAAGATTAGAGGAGTGATGCAGACTAGACAATCAACATAGTACCTGGTGCACAGTAAACACCTACGATTATGCTTTCTCATCTCTGTCCTTGTGAGCTGAGACCTGGCAGTGTCCTGTATGGGTCACTTGGCCCTGCCTGTTGCCTGAATTCTGCCAAGAACTCTGATTTCTGTCAGGAACCCTGGACTGTGCCCTAGGATCCAGGCTTGATGCCATGTGGCTTCATGCATGGCCCTTCTCCTCTTGACCTCAgtctttccatctgtaaaatggccacTGGTAGGCCCAATGACCTCCAGGTTCCCAGGAGTTCTGATGTCTACCATATCTCATCTTACCCTGTGCAAATACTTTAAATGGCTCCCCACAGCCTAGTGGGGGCTTCTTCCTAATGCTTTCACAACCAGTGGCTGCAAGCTCTCATCTGCTGGCCCTGTCTGCACCCCCTCTCCACTCCGGCCACAATGAAGTCCTTTTAATTCTCTGAAGTGCCTTGCCCTCAATCCTGTAGGCCTCTGTTTCCCCTGCCTGGAACTCCCTTCTCCCACTTTTCCCTGGCTGACTCCTACTCAGCCTTTTCTGACTCTGCCTTTGAATACACTAGAGGCTTCTCTGTGCTCTCATGGCCCCTAAGCTCCACCCCAGCAACATTTATCATACTATGGGGCCTAAGCTGTGAACTCCCCCAGGGCTGGGACCATCTGGTTTACCTCTCGGTTTCAGCCCAGCCTGGAGCTTGACAGAGAGCTGGGGATTCACTGGTTGCTTCCCcaacaaaaacagaactaaattAATATAAGGGTCCCTCAGCCCTGGCAATCCTTTCCCAGCCCCCTGTGATGCTTGGGGACAGTGGTCCCTGGGGCATGTACCTTGCAGATGTACTCCGTGCCTGTGGGGCAGTGCAGGGTGCGGTAGGTCCGGCTGCCCTCCTCAGGCTCCAGGAGAACATAGGGTCCAAGCCTGGAGGCAGTGGTCACAGCAGGGGTGTGAACTGGAGCAGGGGGTGGGCTCAGGGGCAGTTGGCAGGAGGGCAGCCCGGGCTGGGGCCCACATCGAGCATGTTTCTGGGTGGGACACTCAGTGTCTAGGTCATCATCCAACTCCAACCGCTTCTTCCTGGAGGGGGCACcctcaggaacagccagagagGTGGCTTGCATCtagaaagaaggggagaaaagcactaaaatgagGCTGCTCGGTGTCCCCTCTTTTCGTCTGCTGGTGGAGGATACACTGGCACAGGCTTTATGAAGGGTGACTTGGCGGTATGCATTAAATGGACAAATGCATATACCCTTGGCTGGGTgtcccacttctgggaatttatcctccAATTTAAATGCCtaccaaaaaattaaacatgtgaAAGGCTGCTAATCAGAGCCTTGCGTCTACCAGCAAAAAGCAGGAAATTCCCCCAGATGTCCAGCAGTAGAAGACTGGTTAAAACATCACGGTAgagccacacagtggaatactatacagctcTGAAAAAGACCAGGAACTCTCTACATACTGATGCAATGATGCAAGTACAAGGTTATCCCTACAGCCCATGTGATAGAAACAATTAAATGCCCATCATTAGGAGACTGGTTAAATACATTATATTTC
This portion of the Pseudorca crassidens isolate mPseCra1 chromosome 15, mPseCra1.hap1, whole genome shotgun sequence genome encodes:
- the TRIB3 gene encoding tribbles homolog 3; translated protein: MQATSLAVPEGAPSRKKRLELDDDLDTECPTQKHARCGPQPGLPSCQLPLSPPPAPVHTPAVTTASRLGPYVLLEPEEGSRTYRTLHCPTGTEYICKVYPACEALAVLEPYLRLPHHCHVARPVEVLTGTRHLYAFFPRPHGDMHSLVRRRRRLLEPEAAALFRQMATILAHCHQHGLVLRDLKLQRFIFTDPERTKLVLENLEDACVLTGPDDSLWDKHACPAYVGPEILSSQPSYSGKAADVWSLGVALFTMLAGHYPFQDSEPALLFGKIRRGAFALPEGLSAPARCLVRCLLRREPAERLTASGILLHPWLRENVVPTPPSRSSVCEADQVVPEGLGLEEAEEEGERDVCLYG